TACGGTGGATGCATCAAAACTGGTAAACATGTATGTATCGGCCATCCGGAGAAAAATTGGAAGCGAACATCGTTCGTTTGACTAACGAAGTTCCATAGTTTCTAGATGCATGGTAGTCCTTCTTTCAAGCATGAAAAACGGCAATTATTTTTGATTACTCTCAAATTTTGCTTTTAAGCAACGGaattaagatttttttaatcaaaactCATGCAGCTAAAAAACGTAGCAAAATCTTCTTTTTACACTATGAATGTTTATGCGAAATGCTCATCTGTTGACATTTATTGATCTTGTACAATAAAAAGACGACTACCACAAACAAAACAACCTGCATGGATTGGTGCACCATGGTTAGTTGTTTACCTCaacgttattgttgttgtttacattttcGTTGTTTCACCTCGTTgtggtaaataaaaaaaaatgcttgaaGAACATTAATCCTCCAGTTCCAGTTTAACATGGATAATAACAAGGACAAGTAAGTAAcaaactattaaaaaaatagGATGATCTTCAACAGAATTGAACTATTTGCAGCTACGACGGAATAGAGTTCCTGGAGCAGGAAACAGCGGGATCTCCGGTGGCTGGATCGTCGGGAACTTTCAGATTCTCGAAATCCTTGTTGGATACGACCCAGGTCTCTGACGATGGGAACTCGAGGAATGTCGAATTCTCATTGTTGCCCGATAATACGACGGAGGAAGCTGAAAACGAAGAAAGTGGTGCATCCGAGGAAAATGATGTGACTTTGTTGCCAGATGATGCTGCGAAGAGTTTGGAATTCTTCTTTAAAGGGACCTTTCTTCGACGACTTTTTCGCAGTCAAATGCGCCCTCGAGAAATCGGAACCATGAATGTCGGTGGAGATACAGTGCCGGAAGTGATCGGATTCATGTGGAAACTTGCAAAGAAACACGTATCTCGGCAAGTTGATTTTGACAATGACGTTCCGACATGGTCTGAGAAGCAAATGCCAGATGAAGAAGACATTGAACGATTCATCATTCTGCATGACACGACCAAAAGGAAGACCTACAATGTTTCTGCCATCACTCCACGAATCCTTGCTACATGGAAGGATAAAAACAtcaaaatttttgtgcatcCATATGCGACCAACGTGGAGACGCATGCCCAGCACCAAATGGTACTGAAGACGCTCATTACGCCAACAAACTCAGACCGAGCCGGAGCCCACTCGACCCGTGATTGTGCTGCTTTGGCTAAAGAGCTTAAGGAAACTCACTTGGATTTAGAGGGACATCAAAGCTCGTGGATGTTGTGGGCCAACTTCATCCACTCTTCGCCTGCTCACAagcaagagcaattgaaaattgATCCCGCACCGCCTTTGGAGCTCGCCAAATACTTCCGATGGACAAATGTGTCAGAAGCAGCCCGCCTGCAGTCAGTACATCGGGGTGTCACAGTGGCTCATACTGTGAATGCTGGTTGGGTGAAAGAAGCGGCTGAAATAAGGGAAGAAATTTCAGCAGCACTTGGAATACTTAACAACGTTTCCCGCAAGCTCGAAGCAATGATAACAAAAGGATTAGCCGCTGGAGATTTTATCACCGCAGTGCAATCAGCAATCCGACCAGAAGAGTCCGAAGTGAGCCAAGTGTTGGCGGAGAAAGTAACTGATTGTCCCGATGTTGATCACTCTTAAAGTGtttttcttgttttgattttac
The Toxorhynchites rutilus septentrionalis strain SRP chromosome 2, ASM2978413v1, whole genome shotgun sequence genome window above contains:
- the LOC129764272 gene encoding uncharacterized protein LOC129764272 → MDNNKDNYDGIEFLEQETAGSPVAGSSGTFRFSKSLLDTTQVSDDGNSRNVEFSLLPDNTTEEAENEESGASEENDVTLLPDDAAKSLEFFFKGTFLRRLFRSQMRPREIGTMNVGGDTVPEVIGFMWKLAKKHVSRQVDFDNDVPTWSEKQMPDEEDIERFIILHDTTKRKTYNVSAITPRILATWKDKNIKIFVHPYATNVETHAQHQMVLKTLITPTNSDRAGAHSTRDCAALAKELKETHLDLEGHQSSWMLWANFIHSSPAHKQEQLKIDPAPPLELAKYFRWTNVSEAARLQSVHRGVTVAHTVNAGWVKEAAEIREEISAALGILNNVSRKLEAMITKGLAAGDFITAVQSAIRPEESEVSQVLAEKVTDCPDVDHS